The DNA window CAGGGATAACTATGGTACAAACAAATACAGGTTACTCATTTATAGGTCAATTATTAATTATAATAATGTGTCAAATTGGTGGAATAGGGATTCTTACAATTAAAATTACTCTTTTAGTAATGATTGGAAGAAAAATTTCTTTAGATGATCAAAATATTGCACAAAAAGAAAGAGGAAATAATAGCTTATCAAATACTGTTGAAATGATAAAAGATGCTTTTGTATTCTTATTAATATTAGAATTAGTAGGTTCAATAGTATTATTTTTTGGTTTTTACTTTACTCCTCTTTCATTGGATGGTATTCATAAATTAGATCCTTCATCGGTTACAAATCCTTACAATGATTTTGGAAAATCACTTTGAGCTGCAATTTTTCATTCAATAAGTGCTACAAACAATGCTGGCTTTGACATTGTAAGTGGTAATTCATTACTGCCTTACAATCAAGGTAGTTCACATGCTTATTTAATTCAAGTAACTTTTTTGTGTCAATGAGTAATTGGGGGATTAGGCTATCCTACATATCATGATATTAAGAAGAAAATTAAAGCGAGAAAACAAGGAAAAAAAGTAAAATTTTCTCTATTTACAAAATTAAATTTTATTACATATATATCTTTATTTTTATTAGGACCAGTATTAGTTTTTTTAACAGAATATTTAACTGTAGAAGAAAGTCAAATATTGTTAAATGGTCACTATGAAGAAAGTTATATGTTATTAGAAAAAGAAAAAGTATATATATTTAATAAATGAGTGGCTGATGGTGATGGTTCATGAAAGCCAACTCATGTTTGATTGATGGACTTAATTTTTAACGTTTCTTCAACTAGAAATGCTGGATTTGCCACAGTAGATGTTAATAGTTTTACTGCAGGAAGTAAATATTTATTATCAATTTGGATGTTTATAGGAGCAGCGCCCTCGTCAACTGCTGGGGGAATAAGAACAACTACTTTTGCAATATGCATATTGGCAATATTTTCAATTATGAGAAATAAAAAATCAGTTGAAGTTTTTAAACGAAAAATACCAGATGAAACAGTTAAAAGAGCTTTTGCTGTAGTATTTATTTCATTCTTTATTGTTACAACAAGTATTTTTGTTGTATATTTGGATAGTAACAAAATGTTATTTAGAACAGATGAAACTCAAAATACAGAAGCAACAATAATAAAATTAATAATGTATGTATGTAGTGCTTTTGGTACAGTTGGATTCCAACCATTTCCAAATGAACAAATTATTCAATTGGGTGTCATAAGTAAAATAATGTTAGTAATGACAATGTTTGTAGGACAGTTGGGAATATCAAATACATTATTAGCTTTTGTAAAACCAAAAAATAAACAAAACTTTAGTTACTTAGAAGAAGAAGTTACAATAGGGTAGATTTTATTTTGACTCAAATTAAATTAATTATGTTTTAAACAACTGTGATATAATTTTTAAGATTATTTAATTAAAAATTAAAAATTTATTTATAAATATTAACAAGAAATTTTGTTATTTTAACTAATTTATAGTATTTGTATATTATTTTTTATAAAAGGTATAAATGAGAGAAAAAATATTATTTTTAAAAAACTCAATAAGAAAAACTAAAAAAAGCATTATTCAAATTATTTCATTGTCATTTTTATTTTTTTTGACACTATTTATTGTCTTTTCAATTTTTTCAGTTAATCTTAAAATATTTTGAGGTTATAAGGATTTTCAAAATACAAGTAATTTAAGAGATGCTGTAATGGAGGTTAAAAAGAGCTCTCGACTTATTGATCCAACAAAGGATGAAGAAACTAAACTTCCTGAAAATCAAGAATTATATCAACAATATATTTTAAATCGGTTAGCTTTGGAAAATCATTTTGAATGAACAAAAACTGAAGAGTGAAATATTAACAATATTAAAAATAAAACTAAAAGTCAAAAACTTAAAATAATTTCAAAATTTAACTCAGTTAAAAATAATTGTATTGATTGTTTAATAATTGAAGAAGGAAATAATTTTTCAGATTCATATCAAATTTCAAAGAGACAAGTAATTTTTAATAAGCAATTTGCAAAAAATAATGAAATTAAATTAGGAGATATAGTTAGATTACAACCAGATGAATTTGGTGATTCACTATTAGTAAAAGAAAACGAGAATGTCGCTTCTGACATTTTGAAAACTTCAAACATAGATGAATTATTACAACTAAATCAATATTATGGACTAAATTGATATGAAGTTATTGGGTTTGGAAGTTCAGCTGATTTTGCATATCCTGTATTTGGAGATTTATCATTTTTTCCTAACATAAATAATGAGGCTATTGTTTATGTTGATTATAGAAATTTGGGAATTAGTGACTATAAGTTTAATATTAAATTTGGAGATAACCAAAAAGTAGAAAGAAATATGAAAATTTATAATTCTTCAAACTCCTTAATTTCATTAACTTCTGAATTTGATGCTAGTTCATATTTTTCAATTAAGTTTAATTCGAAGCAATCAAATCAAAGTTTAAAATATTTAAATGAAAAATATAAAGAGTATGGTAAATTAACAAATAATCTTAATTATTTTTTTAATAATAATGATAAAAACTATAGTCATTTTTCAAGAATTAATGGCCCCAAACAAATCATTTTAATATTTAATATTTTATTAACAATGTTGTCTATTTTAATTTTTTTAATTTCACTTTTTATATTTTATTTAGTTTCAAAAAAAGAGTTT is part of the Spiroplasma cantharicola genome and encodes:
- a CDS encoding TrkH family potassium uptake protein yields the protein MKNSSSDEKDIVKSKSNKKKPEVKKSLENKNEKFFHKLKNWLPFSRISGKIILAYLISIILGGFLLSIPGVVVDPKNHWNFITGMFTASSAISDTGITMVQTNTGYSFIGQLLIIIMCQIGGIGILTIKITLLVMIGRKISLDDQNIAQKERGNNSLSNTVEMIKDAFVFLLILELVGSIVLFFGFYFTPLSLDGIHKLDPSSVTNPYNDFGKSLWAAIFHSISATNNAGFDIVSGNSLLPYNQGSSHAYLIQVTFLCQWVIGGLGYPTYHDIKKKIKARKQGKKVKFSLFTKLNFITYISLFLLGPVLVFLTEYLTVEESQILLNGHYEESYMLLEKEKVYIFNKWVADGDGSWKPTHVWLMDLIFNVSSTRNAGFATVDVNSFTAGSKYLLSIWMFIGAAPSSTAGGIRTTTFAICILAIFSIMRNKKSVEVFKRKIPDETVKRAFAVVFISFFIVTTSIFVVYLDSNKMLFRTDETQNTEATIIKLIMYVCSAFGTVGFQPFPNEQIIQLGVISKIMLVMTMFVGQLGISNTLLAFVKPKNKQNFSYLEEEVTIG